In Chanodichthys erythropterus isolate Z2021 chromosome 18, ASM2448905v1, whole genome shotgun sequence, the following are encoded in one genomic region:
- the ddo gene encoding D-aspartate oxidase: MQRVKVVVVGAGVVGLSTAVRIAEVLPYCSVTVIAEKFSPNTTSDGAAGILLPTEFPDIPLDRQQRWFKETFDHLLAIAYSPQAADAGVYLSSGFHIFKEVPSEKKPFWADLVFGFRNMSDQEMKLFPNHKFGQAFTTLKCECLSYLPWLEKRFRAVGGQILQEKVTDLHKLALNYDAIINCSGVGSHFLVKNEEVYPVRGQMLTVNAPWLKNFVRDADGKTYIYPGIRYVNIGGTRQMGDWRMEVDKEDSEGILERCSRLEPSLRVAQVMGEWVGLRPGRANPRVEREYLHVQGRQVPLVHNYGHGGCGITLSWGTALDALNLLRQSLFDKPPQARL; encoded by the exons ATGCAGCGTGTGAAAGTGGTGGTGGTCGGAGCAGGTGTGGTGGGTTTATCCACAGCAGTGCGTATCGCTGAGGTGCTTCCATATTGTTCTGTAACTGTTATTGCTGAGAAGTTCTCGCCTAACACTACCAGTGATGGAGCTGCTGGAATCCTCCTACCGACTGAGTTTCCTG ACATCCCTCTTGACCGGCAACAGCGTTGGTTCAAGGAGACATTTGATCATCTTCTGGCCATTGCATATTCCCCACAAGCCGCAGATGCCGGCGTGTACTTGAGCTCCGG GTTCCACATTTTCAAGGAAGTACCCAGTGAGAAAAAGCCCTTCTGGGCAGATTTGGTGTTTGGATTTAGAAACATGTCGGATCAAGAAATGAAGCTTTTCCCTAATCATAAGTTTGGACAAGCATTCACCACATTAAAGTGTGAATGCCTCAGCTACTTGCCATGGTTAGAAAAAAG GTTTAGAGCAGTTGGAGGTCAGATCCTTCAAGAAAAGGTGACTGATCTTCATAAACTGGCCCTGAATTACGATGCCATCATTAACTGCTCAGGCGTTGGCTCACACTTTTTGGTGAAGAATGAGGAGGTCTATCCAGTTCGAGGACAGATGTTGACGGTTAACGCTCCTTGGCTGAAGAACTTTGTACGAGATGCAGATGGCAAGACCTACATCTACCCTGGCATCAGGTACGTCAACATTGGGGGCACACGGCAGATGGGCGACTGGCGAATGGAGGTGGATAAAGAGGACAGCGAGGGGATCCTGGAGCGCTGCAGCCGGCTGGAACCGTCCCTGCGAGTGGCTCAGGTGATGGGCGAGTGGGTGGGACTGCGGCCGGGCAGGGCGAACCCGCGGGTGGAGCGGGAATATCTGCATGTACAAGGCCGTCAGGTGCCTCTGGTGCATAACTACGGTCATGGCGGCTGCGGTATTACTCTGAGCTGGGGGACGGCACTGGATGCTCTCAATCTGCTGAGACAGAGTCTGTTTGATAAACCACCTCAAGCCAGACTGTAA